GCTACATCATCTATACAAATTACTTGGTCATTAAAGAACTCTGGAGGACtcctgtgtgtcactgctggtggAATTCCTGAAAAAGCAAGCCATGTTGTTTCAGTAAGACAGGTTGTGAAAACACATCCCACCATGTTTTCCCCAGAGTGGGTAATCAGCAGGTCCAACAGAGTTGGACATCAAATATGGAGCCTATGGAGTGAGAAAAGAAGTTCACTTAATGACCTGTAAAAGACTGGCAACAGGAACATGTGAACTGGTGACAGGCAGGAAAGCCATCCAGATTTCCTAGCTTGCTCTCAAACTGCAGTCACCTTTTCACAGGTGAACGAGTCCTGTAATACCCATGGGACTAAAATCTGCATCAATTAAGCAAAGTATAACTCTGCCCTTTAAGACTTTTTTCTTGACCACATTTGCGCACACAGAATCATTATTCACatttaaactaaaatataaaagaaaaacccaatAAGCTACATAAGTATGCAAGTAAAGAACACTTTCACAGAGCATGGAAAGCATAAAGTGCCACATAGAGCTTGACTCTCCTTCCAGATCTCTGGGTAAGTAACCACTGCACACAACCCTCCACACACCATGTAAGGTGCAAGCCAGAAGGAAATGGACATACATTACTCCTGCAACATGCACATGCCTTTCACTAGCTTAAAACTGCTTATATATTTTCAAGAATGCACAAGCTGAATTATTAATAGATTTATCAACAATGGGCTATTTTCTCTCTTGATGTAAGGACAGTGCCACTAAAAAGCCTCAGCTTTATCTGTTCTGATCAGGAGCAGAGGAAGTAACAGAGACATCAGCTACAAAACTAAAGGATTAAAAAACAGTGACTGGCAGAGTCAGACACCAGTGTAAAGGTGAGGTAATCACCAGCTGGAGGGCAGATTAAGTAGGAACAACAATTCTGGTAGGCAGAATGAACTTTGCAAAGAAAAGTGCTATGATCTTTTTTGATAAGATCATCCCCAACTCTTTGGTCAGAAAGTTCTCCAGATATTTGTACTGCACTCATTGCTGTGgtatcaaattattttttgatgtCCAACCAGCCCATCAGATTGAGACTGCAAGCCTTTAGGGAGAACTTTATTTATCTGCATGCAAACTGCCCTAATCCATGATTGCCATTATTCCACTACAGGACCAGACTACTGGTTTGAGCTTCTGACTGTTACTAAAATGCTACTCCTTAGAGATCCCACCCCTCAGAAGCAGAATGggcaatttaaaaatagcatgCTTATAAGAAAACAATTCACTTTTGTCCTGAGAACAGGTAAAGTGATTCTTCCACCCAAGGGGCCTGTagagccacagccaggctgtcaGCCACGTTCTGCTCCGTCAGTGCTCATCCCTTCAGCACAACTCCATTATCCCAAGAAGTCACAAGACTGGCTGGATCTTGGCAGGAATTGCTTTCCCTGAACCAGGTTCTTGGACTTTACAACCTTCTAAGGGGAGGAGAATCGCAGAAAAATGGATATCTGCATGATGAACTCTCTGATGTTAACAGGGCAAAGAAACTTTACATAATCTGGATTTTCCCAGGTCATCTTCTCCATTGTTCTTGTCCTATCTCAAAACACAGACCAAGAGAAATGTCATTTCGGATGTCTGGAGTCAGTGCTGGGTTTTGCAGGGATATCAGATAGGCCTCTGGGAAAATTGTATATGGAAGTGAGCACTCTTGGCATTTGCTGCTAATTGGGCACCAAAGAAGCAAAGTTTGAATGAATTTTGCAGTGTGTGTCTACATCACTGGGAGAGGGCAGACAGCTCCCATGGCTCTCTCAGCTGGCACACCATGTAGTCTTAATTTCATCCAAGTCAAATAGCTATAATTGCTTTTTATCCAGATGCTTTTTGATTTAGGTACTACAACTGCAATATGAGAGAATCCAGGATTTATGAAGAGGCAGCCTGACTGGAAATGGAGATGGGTATTTGCTGTATCCATGTGCATATCTACAGATGTGGATTCAGAGATGGAAAGGGGTTCTTATGCTATGGTTAAGAAAGACGCAATGAGCATCAAGTCATTTTATACTACATTACAGAGAAACCAGTTTGCAGTTTTGGGCAAGTCTTTGATGTTTGCTTTTCAGTCCTAGTGAGTAAATGTTAACTAATGTAATTATAAATACTTTAAACCAGagggagatttaaaaaaaaaaaaaaaaaaaaaaaaaaaaaaaaagattgaagcACTACGCTTAATCCACTGATGACATGTTCAAAATAATTCTTCCACTTATATATAACAGATAATGagtcacttaaaaaaaagaacaaaacacccAACATTGTGGCCATATACCAGCTCCTGGCTATTCAAGGCTCAGATGCAAAACTGACATCCTGGCTCAGAATGATCAGAACATGCTAAGCTTCTTCCAAACAGAGAATACCAGTGAAGATACCCACTTTTAAACAGTGTCCCTCATCCCCAGCATACAAAGAGCAGGATATAGTCACATTATCCTAAAGGAATTGCAACTCCTTCAATTACTTTTCagtttaattaataaaaagacACTGACTATAGGATTTCAGGGGATTTAAACTCAAGCACAGTCTAAAATATGGTTTcttgagctggaaaaaaatttagtaGCATGTGACACTTAAATGAGTGACAAACCTTAAAAGACAGAGCAACATTTTTCTATCCAGTGCTTTGCACAGCATAAGAAAAGTATTCTTAGGGTGATGAGTCAATTTATCTTACTGGCCAGTTTCCAGGAGTATCCACTGGTGCCACTATTCCACCTCCAAGAACCTTGCACAGCCACATGGAATTGAGACTTCAGTTTTTTAAAGGGAATaattgcttttgattttaaCCAAACAATTATGAAACCTAAAGCTTACATGTAGATTTTGGTAGTGACCATTACTAGTAAACTGCACAAAGAATAAATATCAGTACTTCCAAAACTGACGCCACAGTAATCCTGCTGCTTGATGCATCAAGCAGGGACAAAACACAAATAGCAAACTCCCAACAAAAGTCTATTAAGCTTTACTTGGTTATTATTAATAGGTAACACAATAAGCTGGTTTAAACAGTTTTCCCCAGAGGATGCCCCTGTGACTGTGTTCATTAGCAAAATTACTTGTAACATGATGGGAATTTCAAAACAAGAACAATGGCATAATCAGAGCTGCAGTTTGTCAGCAGGGCACTGTATTTTGAGCAGGTAAAGATTCCTGTGAATTTGCACAGCTGCACACAAGTAGTTCTCCAAGGAAAAAACATTAAGACTGTTTTTTCATCAGTCCCTAACAATAAAATGAACACATCATCCAAAATAGTTTCTTAAAAGTAGGTCAAAAATACCCATTCATGATCACTTCTGCATTGGTTTCCTAGCAAATTCATCTACCCACATGGATATACATAATGCGTATCCTGGAGACAgtgaggcagaggaagaaaaccaaatacATTAATGAGGTAGCTTAAACTGGGTAACTGCAGTTTAAAGTTTCATTGAacaaaagaaggcaaaaaggTGGTAGTCCAGGTTCACTGAGCAAAAGCAGCTCTCACTGAAGCTGCACTTTGTGCTAAATAACCTTATTAACTGAGACTATACAGAGGACACATTATGCAAGTTATCTTaacagcaaaggagaaaaggtAGATTAAATTTGATCGGATGGAACCATTTGGTCAAATTCAGTGGCTTAAGTTACTCTTTCTAGCCCTTAACTACCTATATTTAGTTCAGCCATACAACAGAATACACAACTGCGCTGAGTTCCCATTTGTTAATAGTGTGTGCTCCCATGCAAGCGGAAGccaattcctgaaaaaaaaaaaaaacaaattaaaaaacacaaacatgtTTAGGATGTTTTGTTTGAAGCATCATTCAACCGACTCAGGAAAAAACTTGATATATGTTATAAAAACTCCTGGCCTCTACAAGGTCTGCTCCTGTACAGCgctaatattttaaattatttatttcttccctctgcctAAAAAACTTCATATGCTCTGAAAGCACCCACAAAGTCAGGTGGGTAAACAGATATGTCAAAAACACTCTGTGTAAAGAGGGAGGTAGCTCAGGCCCCTTGGCAACCTTCAGACAGTTCACATTGATGTAGTCTACCTACCCTTGTAATCTGCAGtcaaaactgaaaggaaaaaggatttcAACATGAAATTTAGTGACATGTTCAATACAAATTTGACCATCGGGCTCCCAAATGTAAGCTATAAGGTACTTCACACCCAACATATAATGTTAATAATGTACCTAGTTCATACATTTTATAGACAATATCCTCTCATTTGTAAAACATTTGGCTCAGCGAGTACATCTTTTATTGTTAACCACTTGAGAGACATTCTAGGCCAAACAAACAGCATAAATAAtgtcagtttttttctttttccagtaaTTATATGAAATGCTGTAGGCTAAGCCTAACAGAAACTACTGAAGAAAAGAATAGACTCTGTGATGCAGTGCAGAGGTGTTACAGCATCGTGAGTCAAGGGATGGTTCTAAGGTGCTGAAAGAGGAGACTCTCTAGATGGTGACCCTGTATTGTCTTCTGGAGGGAAAACAGTGAGAGTGCAGGCTCGAATGCCACCAAGAGATTCTGGAAGGTCAAATACTTTATGCCACTCATCTTTTTCTGGATCATACTTCTGAACTATTTCCACCATACACCGGTTATTCCAAGAATATCCTCCAACtacaaagattttattttcaaagacagcAACCCCAACATCACTTTGCCCACGTAACATGGCAGCAATTGGAGTCCACTGGTCTAGAGCTGGCGAGTAATATTCACAGCTTAAAACATCATCATAATCACTTGTTCCTCTAAAGTGATTTCCACCAATAACATACAGCTTGTCTCCTACAGTACACATGCAATGCAGACCTCTGACTGTCGTCATTGGAGCTTTCTGAATCCATTTGTCTGTGTCAGGGTCAAACACATGAGTTCTTTTGGAAAGTATCATGGGTAATTCCCCCTAAAGAAACAAGACACATGTTAGAGTAGTGCTCACTCTAATAAgcattaaataacaaaaaaatacattttactgaAAGAATACCATCTTCCTTAAAATTCTTCACTCTAGCTTAGATTACTATCACAGAAGTACTCCATTTCAAATGACATTTGTTCCTTTAAATGGGAATATGGACAGAAGGCATGTATCACACTGCACCTCATTACACAACTGATCTGTCagattaaaagaacaaaaatctgTTACCTATGCGTctattttgcaaaattatttctttgcttaCATTCATTCAGTTTGCTAGTTTTGTTTCTCACCATCAAGAATCCATTTCCCTTTCAAATTTTGATGCTATGCCACTGTGTTTTAAGTATCACATAATAGAATTTTCATCAGAAACTTTTTTCATCAACTTCAAGTGAATAGAGAGAGGACACAGATTTCAAATATTCTTCAGGTAATAGCTACCTATGGTTCCCTCTACATTTAACTTCTCCATAGCTCCCTGCAAAAAGCTTTGGAGAGGCTTCAAgacaacaaaggaaaagaaaaatctgtgggatctacatgaaaaaaaccacagcagacaGCATATGCATCTGCACCTgcagtaaaaagcaaaatgggCAAACACAACTGACAACAGCACACAGCAATTAGGAGCTTGATGGACTTGCTGACAGAAAAATAAGCACTATACCTTACAGTAAATTCTAAAGCAAATTCCGTAGTCTACTGGCACAAGGACCCCTAAAtcaagctgctccagcacatcTCCCCATCAGTTCCTGTCAGCTAAGCAACCTTGTCCCACTTCCTGCCCTGAATTTCAGCTTAGTTCTAAGAGGATATCCTTTAAAATTTCAATAGAATATAGGCCTGTGATCTCTGCAATGATCACTGACAGACTgaatcttctttaaaaattagctAATAGCAGATTTTCAGACAAcccatttggaaaaaaatgtaatgaactACACCCTGAGAGACATACAGGACCGAGCatattccaaataaaaaaatggtgAAAGTACAGATATCACTTATACAATATGATTAACATGGGAACTTAGCCCTTTCTATTATCTCAATGAAGGCAAATGTTGTtctttaaagcaataaaatttccAGTGCATTCCAAAGTTTATAGGGAGGGTGTGTTTAATTACATTGCTATATATATCATAATACATGTTATAATTATTTAATACTGTTATACAcaattataattatatattataacaATACTGTATTTAATTATATTGctatataaatttatatatgtggctacacatatataaaaaatttattctgaTTGGTAAAGTGAGTAACTGCTTTGGAATTCTGAGCTATTTCTAATCATATATTATCTACAATAATTTTGAGCCTGCAGTGTATGTGCTGTTTGACTGGCTTTGTATGAAACTGCATCACTACTGATACCATGGCAATCCTACTGCAACCACAGACTAATTTGTACTGTCTGCTGCTGAACAGAAAAAGTTAGATAAGTAATTGTTTCACAGAGATGATATCACAGGCATGATTTACCTGAAATATACATTAACCCCCCATACACGGTTCCAGCGTGACCGTAGTGGGGTTCATTCATTTTTTGCCACGTAGCTCCACTCGTTCATTGTGGGGTTGTAACATTCCACAGTGGCTGTTGGAGACAAATGAGAGCATAAAAGTGTTGAAGCCAGCATAGCAGTTCGGTGCTGAGCTCAGTGCAGTGGCAGAAACATTCACAGGGGAAGTGCCAACAAGTAACACTGTTCAGCTGAAGGAGTCTCAAGGGAATTATGAGCActatcacagaaacacagaacagatgGGGTTGGAAAGGGCCTCTGGAAAAAATCTAGTCCAACTCCTCTGCTAAAGCAAGGTCACCAAGAACAGGTTGCATAGGATTATGTCCAGCTGGTTGTAAcatcagcaaacttgctgagagAACACTGTCCCTTGCTGAATAATTTTCTATTGTATTGCAGTGCTTTATTAAGGATTTGCACAGCAACATACAGCACAGCATATGCAAGTCACTACATCAATTTACAAAAGCcgagcttaaaaaaaaaaaacatccctGAATCTGGAAAGGAGACAAGCAGTGCCTGTGTGATATACAACTCCATTTGTGCAGTTTCCTCTGTGAGTTGGAATGTTAAAATGATCAAGAGTTTTATCAGATCAGAAATCACAGAGGACAGTACCAAGTTAAGAAGAAACCCAGCGCCCAGGAGTCAGTGCAGAACAGATTCCTGAGAAGGAAACCTCTCTCCGACATAAGATGGGAGATGCAGGTTGCAGGAAAAGGGTGTGCAACAAGCACAGGGAATACAAATAGAAGGCAGATTCAATAATAGAGCAAGCTCTAGGTATGGCAGCTTGAATACTACAGTATGATCAGAGGGGAACAAAATCCTCAAAACTCCCATAATTTAGTGACTTTATGATGCACAGAGCAATTGTCAATAATTAAGTTATCTTAAAGACAAAtcaaatctcattttaaataattaaagacTGCTTAATCTCTGTTGGATGTTTATGAACTATACATAGAAAAATCGaatctgtctttaaaaagtGGTATTTTACTTGCTCTAGAACAAGGTTTTTATTGAATCAAGGGTAGAAAATCTGAGTCAGCTCTATGGAATCAGTGATGGTGACTTAACAGTGCAGGATTACACATCAACCAAGAGTGAAAATACCCTTAGAATCTGAGAAACTTGCCATTATAAAGGCAGAATCTAGTTAGTGTTAGTTTAAGCCTAATTACAGAATTATAGACCAGGCCAGTAAAGAACACCTGACAGTAACACTTACATAGTGAATATAAGGCAACTCACCCTAACTccaaagctattttaaaaagatcCTCTGGATCATTTTTGAAGAGTATAGCTATGATCTCGGactacaaaaaataaatccctaGTCATTAAAAAATTAGTATAGAGCACATTAGTGACCTTCTGAATTCTATTTTAGTTGCTGCATAACCTCCTTATTGTTGCAAAATGGGATAATAATATAATTCCATGCAATTAGTGTCTCAAGTACCCGCACTGAAAATAGAAGCTTCCAGTTCCAATGTCAGAAATACTGTTTGACTGTCAGTTCAGCATCATCTAAGGatagaagtgaaaaataaaaaaaatctattttgcaTTTAAGAATTGTTAAATTGTTACAACACACTGGATTGCTTCAGCTTTTCCCCACCCAGGAGCTGAACTTCAAATTtatgaaatgcagaaaagtgCCAGTCCAGAACATTAAGTTCATGATAGAAGGCAAAACACActaaatttctgctttcttctaaACAAATTATATATGTTGATTTGCAtgtataaaattattaatttcatattcttgaaactgtttcaaaatagtaatgaaatattgaaatgtATCTGTTTCTGTGAGAGTGCCTTGCACAAGGACTCCCAGTTCTGCTATCTCAGGGGTGTGTAAGAtggacaaaaaaataacaaaacaataCAAAGTAACTGAAGTCATGTGTGTCTGCAGTACTGGTGATGTACcaaatttttgattttaaaaatctgcccAATATATGGGCAAGTTCCCTAGTCTACTCTAAGAGATCTGCcttggttgtttgggttttcttaatAAAGACAGAAATCTCCTCTTAAAAATTTGTATTCTTTTCCATTTGATATGCTGCAGGCCTTCTGCATCCCATCAAGGACTTAGCCATAAATCCAGTGATGCTGGAGACGCTCTCTTGCCCAAAGAAAGGTATAGGCACAAGGAACTGATTCCACAAATGACACTCTAAAATTAAATCTGTAAGTTGTTTTCTGTGCAGTGCCACCTTGACATCACATGCAGTTTTTGCCCAATCCCCAAATAAACCCATGCTCGCTCCTGTAAACCTATTCATCCATTccaatattcttttttaaaaggaaagctgctttccaCTCTGCTCTATTTAGCAATCAGAAGCAAAGATGTACAGaaatttcaaaaccagaaagaaacagatttgATGTGCAAGTAATTACAGCTGTCCCAGTTCCACCCCTAGAGTAGCCCCTTCTAGCCTGCCATTCGCTCCTCCTCTGTGCTGAAACCATCACTACTGCTTCCACAACTGCATCCCCCTTCCCAAAGTGCTTCCACTCTGCACCGAGGtgaggaatttttatttctaacacACTCCAAGGACAGGAAGAGTAGAGGATGTGCAAAGCAACcgcagagccagcagcacccagatGAATCTGACATTCAGTGCTGGACAGTTTTATCTCACTCTGCATTACAAACTGCATTTAAGAGAGAAGCCATAGCCAAAATGCCCCTTTAGCAAGAGAAGATAAAACATGCAGAATTGGTACGCAGTACCACCATCACTATCACCATGTTGTAAAGACATTATTTATCTGAGAAGGATGATGCTGAGTCCAAGACCAGTCACTTTCTGATGTGGCTTCAAAATGTCTTAAACATTCCTAGTACAGCTAAAGTACTGTTTGACACTATTTCAGACAAACTATTCCAACTCAAATCTCACATCCACTGTGCTCTAAAACAAAGCTAATCACTTTCTAGCTGAAAAATCCTACTCTTTTGTTAGATTGCTCCATATACTTGTTTCCCTGTTACCTCGCAAGGTcattcaaattttcttttagcAAGATATTCCTCTGcctgactgaaaagaaaaaatattcaaaattccAGCTATTAAAGGTGCCCATAATTTAAGAGAGACATCTCTAGAAAATCTCCAGACAAAGCAGAGTTCACAAAACACTCTAAAACTGCTACTTTAATGCACCTAAGTGAGAGTGATGGAGTCATTCTTCCAACACCATGAATGATTCAGAGcaggtttttatttatgtttaacAGTAGAACTTATGATGTGTTCATTACCATAATCCAGGGAAGACAGGCCTCATTTTAATAGAATTAAGCAATCTCAAAAAGACAAAGTTTTGGCAGTCCCAAGGAATGTTCAGCCTGCACTCATTTTATAGTGCCATCTGTGATGCTATTTGAGGAGTGTACAGATATTTAACATTTCTCTGTCAGTAGCTTCTAAACTGTCTTGAGGTCTGTTACAGCAGCACTTAGCAACTCATTATTACACTAAAGCAAGTATTACAGACATAGAAAGTGGCATTTACAAAGTTCTCAAGACGAAACAcctgaaaactgttttgaaaagtTTGATAGAAAGCCTcaaaaagtataatttttatttccgtaatgtcaggggaaaaaaaaaatcattttagtGGCTTTATTCCTTTGGCCCTTTTCCATAAGAGCTGATCTTCCAGAAAGCTCAGTTCAGgatttgggaatttttcctCTCCAACAACAGACTGAAATTAGTTTGAACCCAAGGTCAACTTCTTTCTAATCTGTCCAACACCATATTTGACCTTCTCTTCTATGAAAAGCCTGAgagtttttctcttctgaacagAATGTCAAGTTTAAGCTGGATTGCATCTTCCAGTTGTCAAGGTTtatgaaagaaatatgaaaatgaaaaatgactCACCTCACAATTAACAAGGAAATTAACCTGAAGCCCCAAATCAAAGCATCAGACAGGTACAATATTTAGCATTTAGAGTGCTCTTGCTACAGACTGATCCAGTGGCATTTTTCATGTCTGTGTGGAAATTGCTGTGGTATTTTAATGATATCTTAATAAAAGAATCTTAGGTgataaattttgtattttaataaagaaagcagaagagttGAGGTCAGCAGAATGATACTGCTTGATCTAATTTATGGTAATGCTGCACTCAAAGCCTCCTTCACACAGGTTGCACTGGCTTACTGACAATATTATTTCATATTGATTTTGTCAGACTTGCAACtttttcactgacattttaatAACGCTACTCTGTTCAGATTTTACAGTGCACAAGGTCAGCAATATGATTATCTGCTATTAATTCATACTGTTAGAAAATAGCTCACTGAAGCTATATATCAGGTTTTCTGATACTCAAAGATCAATACATGATGTTAATTTGTACATTTAGTCTTTTAGAGGATATTGAAATTGTTTAGGATGtattttcagggaaataaaGCGATATGTAGTAAAAAGTTCTGAAAACCTCAGGATCTGCATCAGAAAATGACTGTCTAGGGGAAACAAGCTATTGCTAAGCAGTTTCCCATCTTTTTGGGACAGGAGGAATTTTTAAATGTCCTATTTCATTAAACATTGGaatggattttaaatttctAGCTAAGTCAGGCCACTTTTGTATGGTAGAAGCAGTGTACTGTATGTTTCCTATGAAAATTTGCAACATGACAATGAATTAAACCTGTGTATGTGAATAACCGAGATGCAGTAATTTTAAGAAGTCACAGATCCTGCAGTAGAAATCAAGTTTTGTattgtttcaattaaaaatgtttctcacTGCACTTACTGATATCTgtgcatttctgaaaagcaaatctTAGTAGCAAGAGGTAAAAGCCACAAAGGGACAAGGGACAGTTGAGTATTGAGCTGAAAGCAGCAAACTAAATAATGAGATGATACATCTGGTTTAGATATAATACTATGCTAAACTTCCAAGCATAATCTCTGACATTTCAATTTTAAAGCACAGGCAAACTTACAGTTGAGTCTCCTATCCCAGACTTGACTAAATGCTGACCACTATGGCTTTGCATAAGGCAGTGGATTAATAGGGGTCATCCTCTGCAGatttttgttaaattaaaacTTACCACAtatttattctttgtttctATATTGTTTCCTGGAAACTGATATGGAGggtttttaatttggttttgtatgtttttggacggttttttgtggtttttttttttttttttttttttttttttttttttttttgtttggattagggtttttttggtcaagCATCATATCATTTGCaaggggggaaaagaagaggCACCAGGACCAAGTCATTCAGTCATTCATACAAATAAGTTACCTGCATACTCACAAGATTATAGGTGAAGcataacatttttaataattaaaaagccCAGAACATCAGAATATCTTAATCTCACTAATCTGTGAGTGAAACAAATCACAGTCATTAGActaaaacaataacaacaaaaacacatcaaaaaaacccttggCATTTCAAATAATATTCCAGAAAATTTGTGTCTTGTAAAATATAACGTTCATTCAACAGCAAGTTTCAGCCAGAGCCATGTATCCCTTAGGAATGGATTTTGTTTCTCAGATGGAATAATgattaattcttctttttaaaactgcatttgtaTTCCCCCACACTTACACAGGCAGACATACATGCTTACTTCAAGTTTCGTGGCAAAGGTCAAGACATTGGATATTATGCATCAATACACAAGACATACGCATTTGGAAATTTTTTGTGCGATCccttctaaaattaatttctaatacTATCCAGACAAATTTCTCTCTGCATTTGCAGTATttccagaaagcagcagcacactcCAATGACTTCAACTCGTTTCTCTCAacccattccctgggcagcagggtATTTTCAGACTCAACAAAAGGTAAGGGGCTGGCTCCAGGAGGACTCACCTAGCTCACCTGCTGCATTCCGACCTCCGACTGCATACAAATGTCCTTTGAGGGCACTTAGGTGGAAGAAGGTCCGTTTCTCGTTTAAAGATGCCACTTGCATCCACTTGTTGTAGCGAGGATCAAACCTGAAGACTGTGTTGACCGCTGTCTTTCCCTTTGTGTCATAATTGCTCTGGCCCCCCACGACATACAGGAAGTTCCCGATCACGGCGATGCCGTGCTGGTACCTTGGCACATCCATGGGAGCCAAGGATTTCCACTCGTGCGCCTTCTCGTTGTACATCCGTAACTCCTTGCTGACCACCAACTGCTGCCTGAGCACTCCTCCCAAGGTCACCAGGTGCGTGCTGTCTGAGCGGATGGCCGTCCGCTCCGACTGCATCACGGCTGCATGTATGGCATCATTTGGTAATTGCTGGCTTCCAGAAGCAAGTTGACACAGGTGTTGTCAGTTCTCAT
This sequence is a window from Sylvia atricapilla isolate bSylAtr1 chromosome W, bSylAtr1.pri, whole genome shotgun sequence. Protein-coding genes within it:
- the LOC136373406 gene encoding LOW QUALITY PROTEIN: kelch-like protein 13 (The sequence of the model RefSeq protein was modified relative to this genomic sequence to represent the inferred CDS: inserted 1 base in 1 codon; deleted 3 bases in 3 codons); this encodes MRRHEGTRFMCIKLHGVNKIGLKKIIDFLYTAKLSLNMNNLQDTLEAASFLQILPVLDFCKVFLISVVSLENCVEIGRIANTYNLTEVDKCVNNFILKNFPSLLSTGEFVKLPFERLDFVLSSNSLKHCTELELFKAACRWLRYEEPRMEYAAKLMKNIRFPLMTPQDLINYVQTVDFMRTDNTCVNLLLEASNYQMMPYMQPXMQSERTAIRSDSTHLVTLGGVLRQQLVVSKELRMYNEKAHEWKSLAPMDVPRYQHGIAVIGNFLYVVGGQSNYDTKGKTAVNTVFRFDPRYNKWMQVASLNEKRTFFHLSALKGHLYAVGGRNAAGELATVECYNPTMNEWSYVAKMNEPHYGHAGTVYGGLMYISGGITHDTFQKNSCFDPDTDKWIQKAPMTTVRGLHCMCTVGDKLYVIGGNHFRGTSDYDDVLSCEYYSPALDQWTPIAAMLRGQSDVGVAVFENKIFVVGGYSWNNRCMVEIVQKYDPEKDEWHKVFDLPESLGGIRACTLTVFPPEDNTGSPSRESPLSAP